AACGCTTCCAGTACACACTAATAACATTACAGAGCCCACAAACTGGTTATCCTGCTGGCCAAACTATCAGTTGCTTACCCAGTAACAAGGAGTAACATACCTAGGTATCCTTGCATACCTAGGTATCCTTGCATACCTAGGTATCCAAGTGCCTCGTGTTGCAATAACCTTTAAGTGAGAACACTTGACAGTGAATAAGGGTTTATGATAACTAGAAACTTGTGTCTCATCTTGAGGCAAGATATAAGACGCTAAGTCATAGCCTGTCATCAGTGTCAGGTAGTTGGGAAACTAGAGTACATCATACAGCAGACATTATGCCTAATTCAGGCCTTTGAAGAAGCATTTGCTGAAAATATAATGGACTCCTTCCTGGGGTCAAGATCTGGAAATATTTATTTATAGGCCTGAGGTAGTATCTGTGAGAGCTATGAACACCAAAACAACACTGAGCTCTAGTACGATTATTTATTTGGGTAATTTTGTCCTCAGGATTGATAGTGATCTCTAAAACGTCGTTTCCCTGCATAAAGTCTAGATCGCGAGACAACAGGTTTTCATCAGGGACTGTGAAAGTCGTATACACAGTACtttatgagagtaagacacatgtgcaacatctgggtatctttattgtagacgtttcgccatccagtggctttatcaatacaaattccaggacataacttgaagacagtagaactatgtacagaagatgaggtaatcagtccctcaacctaggagtaggtgcgaacagcaccatggtcgtggagattctgaagcagaagaaagaatcctggcgcttatatagtaacgtcaggtgaagcagacgagggcaaattcactggtaggcgggattccccagtggaagtaggtccttcccaaagagatgggttagttgtagtagttgtcgtagttgtgaaggttatgtacatgtcctcagaattaagattccatgatgttgcagtgtctgacaggttgtgtacgaatggtatataataccgacaagatgagagtaagacacatgtgcaacatctgggtatctttattgtagacgtttcgccatccagtggctttatcaatacaaattccaggacaatacaaattccatatgtcctggaatttgtattgataaagccactggatggcgaaacgtctacaataaagatacccagatgttgcacatgtgtcttactctcatcttgtcggtattatataccattcgtacacagtactttataATTACTGCATACACAGTACTATGAGATTACTGCAGGTACAGGGTGTAGAGAGGTCAGTGTTACCATGCTACTACCCACATCCTCCAGCAGGACACTGATAAGGGAACGAGTCAGGAAATATGCAATGTAGCAAGTCTAGCAACAGATAGGATTGAAAGTTCTCTCAGAAACAAGGTAGAAGCGTGGCAGCGTCGATCAAGGATCCCAAGTTTTCATGAACCTCTATAGACTTGAAACTGTTCATTCTGCCTTTGGCCTTAGTTTTACAACTTGCGTATATTTTATAGATTTTACTCCCAGAGGAAACACGTAAAGTGTGTAGTGAGGAGAGAACTACACTCCTCAGCACTATATCTCACCAcaagatgtaaagtaaaaggacacaagtgcaactaatgtgacatttttattgtggcaacgtttcgctctccaggagcggcctgataaagctcctggagagcgaaacgttaccacaataaaaatgtcacattagttgcacttgtgtccttttactttacatattgtcggtaattctaccaactttattacaatcaccACAAGATGGAACTAATGTTACAAACATGCTGgaacagtgtaaaaaaaaaattacccatacaacgggtggggatagaacccgcgaccagAGTCATGAAACTtttatcattacgatttcgtgagttaaaaAATATTTAGGtagtatttaaaaaaagaaaatgcAGGATTTACTATAGTTAATGGAAACTCATGAAGGTAGTGATAGTTGCACATGCGTAAACTTAACTGCAAAGTTAGTGATGCATGTATGTTGCAACAGCCAAAGACGGAGCAGATATCAATAACGATGTCAACTATTTACGCTGTTATGTACTGCTTTTATGGACGTCTCAGTCACAGGCAAAGTAGCGCTGTTCAATAAATTCACCCCTTGGGGCAAAAATCTTAATTTATAGGCTATACAAAGACACAAGTTAGCAGAACAAACGTTCCGCTCAGCATCTTAATACTTGTCAACGTTTGGGCTCACCGGTGACCGGGGAAGCCGAGTCTCACCGGTGACCGGGGAAGCCGAGTCTCACCGGTGACCGGGGAAGCCGAGGCTCACCGTGGGATACTGTGTGCTTCGATAATTAATATTTTACACACCTCAAGAGTCAATTGTTGCTTCTGAAGATTTATTGTGTGTTCATGACTTGAAAGAATCTACAATTCATTCACGTCGGTATTAATCAAATTCTGAGCCTGTTGTAATTCTCTTCAAATTCTTACAAAATGTGGCAATGTACAAGTATTGTCTCTTCGTAAATAAtgaattattattgttgctgctattttattattaaaaatgtCTCTCTATCCACTTGATGTTCTTTAGGCCTGACGATGTGATTCACCGATAAGCATTTCTTGAATGTATCCTTTCATGAAGTCTGTGTCAGAGTGTCTGTAAATATGTTTAACGAAACCGAAGGTGAGTCTTCAATTTAATTCACTTGGAAAGAAGAGAATAATAATTTTCTACACCTCCCCCTTTTTGTATGAACGTTCTTCTCGTCACGGCTTTCGAAGACCCAAAAACAAGAATGACCTAATTTATTTCTCCTCCCGCCATGATCTtagaacgttgtcaataaaggatcacattaaactgcatatgtgtttatatttccattgtgtcggtattttataccatttatttccatcttagAACGTTCACTGGATCTGCAGCAGTGATTTCTACTAAACGAACAAATATAAATAGGAAAAGCTTTCTCCGCCTTCAAATTTACTCTGCACATCACCTACTGCACAAACTGCTTTCTCTTCAAACCCAAGAAAGACATAACCACTGAGCTTTTGAGGCAGCACCTCAACCTCCTTCCTCCTTCAGAAAGACAACATGAACATCACTgtagctccaacggcgggtcatcatctaagacccggatcaggaaacacttgtcctgtttcctgacgaatctaacctaacccaacaaGAAATAacttaaccataatttttaaggggtggaggggtaagctagcggaaggcctctgtcagatgaccaaaagctccagctgctggtcttCATTTGCCCTGTTTTCTGGTAAACCTAACACAACTAGAATACAGGGACACAGTTCACAATATACCTCATGGAGATTATAACAGCTATGTAGACCAGACAGCCATGGATTTCGATTCTAGACTTGAGGAGCACAAATACGCATGCAAAATTGAATGATGCACGCAACGCATGTGAAAAACACCACAGCTGACATTCGTACTTCATGAACCAGAAACAATTACATCTTGTTAATAAAGACAACAAAAACATCCTATCAAAAAGAAAACCACCAAACTAAACGCAAGTGTCTTGAAGCTGCCGCCTTCCACCACCtcatcagcaccacagaacaATGTTTAGTGTGTCTAAACACACTGCACACAAAATCTTGGATCAATTCATTTTATATTTTgctaccgaagtggctagtttattgtgcaccccatatccatcctgtagaaagtagcgcaagagcatatggatacacaaaaggtctaggAGCTAGGCCCCGTAAGGGTTAAcatgagtacatctggatttataactatatttatatttatatctatTTTTATTAATAGGATATCCTGACATGTCACACAGGATCAATACATTAAACACAGAATATAATGATTTGTCtctttcacctcacctcacctcccgtCATTATTTAACCTCACCTATAGCAACACCTGACCTGAACCGGCAGCCGTCATCTCTCCCACATGCTTTATATATCTGTTTGTATGTTACATGTACTTGATAAAACTCAGTGAACGAAACGTCATATTAATTATAGGTTTCTTTGCTGATTGTGTCTTTGCATCAATGTCTGCTCACTGGTACTCTCTTACTGGCGGAAGTAGCCTACTAGTTTCCCCACATTTTGGATTTTAGATCCGAGTGTcttagtacacacacaaaaaagtagTTTAGATACCCATTGATAAAGAACTGTCTATAAAATAATCTAACATTTTAACCAGTTTCTTCCATATAGACACAACCACAAATAGTTTACGTTGCAGAATTGCAGTTCTCAGAGTATTTTGTAACGTCAAAAAAATCGCTACGTCACGTGACCTTGGGTGGGGCGGCTGATATAAAAGGCTCAGATCTTTCACAGAAATCATCATTCGTCTTCACAGTTAACTGTCAACATGACTATTAAGGTACACAATTTTCTTTTATGGTCAAAATATGTTTGTTATAATACTGACATCACTCATAACAGACAGTAAAGCATATCGGTGTTCTGTATAGTAAGTCGTACAGTATATGAGAGATTTCTTGAAATGAATATGGTGTGTAGTTGAGTGTTTTATAAAGCGTTGTGATGGGGTGGTGTAGGTTGTAGTGGTGGCTGTCGTTGTGGCTGTTGCCTTGGCTCGTCCGGAACTTGTGCAGGAATACGTGGCTCCAGCTCGCCCTGCACCCTCCTACAATGTCCCCGCTTATCCAAAAGTATCCAACTCTGCTGCAGCTTATCCTGATGTAAGATATTATAACCTTGTTTTCCACTAGTTTATCCTGACGTAAGATATTATAACCTTGTTTTCCACTAGTTTATCCTGACGTAAGATATTATAACCTTGTTTTCCACTAGTTTATCCTGACGTAAGATATTATAACCTTATTTAGCATTAGTTTCTCCTGGCGGAGGATTATCACCATCATAATAACTCTCAAGTATATCAACTGAATAGTTGCTTATTCTTTCTAAAATGGTAAACAGTGGAAGAAACTTGCACGGGACAATCTTCAATATTTATACATAACTTAATAATTATTACTTATCATGCAATAGCAGTCTTCATTATTACTGTATTGACACAAGATTCAAATGGAGTTTTTGAAGAGATTAAATTCCAGGAGGTAATCTTATCTTATGTGATATATTTTAACGTAATGGGCTAGTGAGCTGTTTGAGTGGCCTCGTTCACATGGTCGAAACCTCAGTCTTGGAAAGGATTGGACAGTCCTTCCTAAGACTGAACCTGACTCAGAACATTTTTCCCATCTCTCCCGGCAAACAAAATAATCTCTTGGAGTTTTTTTCTGATGAGTAATATAAAGTACGAGATTATTAGAGCATATTTTATAATAACATTATAAATTATTTATCCACAGAGTCCTGCACAATACAACTCACAGTTCACCGTGAAAGACGACTCCGGAAACGACTTTGGTCACCAAGAATCTCGCGACGGCTACGACACTAAGGGTACATATTATGTCCAGCTTCCCGACGGTCGCGTACAGAAGGTGAATTACGTCGTGAGTGGCGACTCCGGCTTCGTACCTCAAGTAAGCTATGAGGGAGAGGCTCAGTACCCAGCCTACCAACCTACCCAGGCATACAAGACAACCCCAGCCTACCAACCCAGCCCCGCCAAAAAGCCTGCTAAAACCTATAACCCTGAGCTAACCTATGCATAAATTAAACTTAATTATCTGTTATTATTTATTAGAATTATTGCAACGAGAGCTTGAATAAAAGCTAGAAAATTAGATCTAAATTTTAGATCCTGTTAGAATGATACAACACTAACATTTGTCTGAGTCTAATAATATTCACTAACATCTTTCTCTGTGTCTCTCCccatgtacattttttttttaattttattttccaaTTGTGAATGTTTCCTAAAGATATTCACAACCTGAACGAGAACAGAACATGTAagattatttaggtacaagtacacataagtacagttatcatacataatgtaaattacataCGAtaccccaaaaagtcaaagtgacttatttcattACTTAAAGTTATGAcctaatgcacacacacacaaacaggtagGGATGGATCgcctgcatattcttggactgtaggGAAGTATTTGACATTGCTCCACCACTGACTGATTCATACAATAGAGAAGCAAACAGCAGTGCAAAGTAAAGAGCAACAGTGGATGAAGGAATACCTAACGAGCAGAAGAGAGAGGGCAGTGGTAAGAGCAGAAAGCAGACATTTCATAATAGGAAAGGGTAACCTGTGAGGTCCCCCAAGGATAAGTACTGCACCATTACTCTTCTTAAAATAAATAATCTGCATGAC
The window above is part of the Cherax quadricarinatus isolate ZL_2023a chromosome 72, ASM3850222v1, whole genome shotgun sequence genome. Proteins encoded here:
- the LOC128701421 gene encoding pro-resilin-like, giving the protein MTIKVVVVAVVVAVALARPELVQEYVAPARPAPSYNVPAYPKVSNSAAAYPDSPAQYNSQFTVKDDSGNDFGHQESRDGYDTKGTYYVQLPDGRVQKVNYVVSGDSGFVPQVSYEGEAQYPAYQPTQAYKTTPAYQPSPAKKPAKTYNPELTYA